In Nicotiana tabacum cultivar K326 chromosome 17, ASM71507v2, whole genome shotgun sequence, one DNA window encodes the following:
- the LOC107778776 gene encoding uncharacterized protein LOC107778776 yields MDKSWIEKPRNTNEYLLGLDKFLDSEFKNAVVEDTIRCPCPKCGFGKWQTREIVQDHLICKPFPQNYVIWNLHGEKQVVEPSGDRDVMQKMFHPENSIETMINDAFGQYRHQAADVGISQPLCSNEISNEGHREDSGDFHDFLKDGSKTLYEGSKYTKLEFLIKLYHIKVYCGLSDKAMTMILDLLRDTFEDANLPPSFYEAKKTISKLGLDYIKIPACPNNCMLYWEGDSELEACKHCGTSKWNPNKKKKKQSAKVLHYFPLKSRLQRLFMCCKTAEHMRWHASSSNEDGLMRHPRDGEAWKTFNRTHFGFASDPQNIRLGLATDGFSPFGTMSTTYSIWPVFLIPYNLHPWMCMKHTSFILSMIIPGKQMPGNNIDVYLQPLVKELCELWNDGIETFDSSLKENFRMHAALMWTISDFPGLGILSSWNTHTGFACPTCNFDTEPCRFRHSKKWCFMGHRRFLRRNHRFRLNRVRFNGSTEERNPPLKLLGLDILRQIEERRVAELNVSGKRSRRATKQWNKRSIFFELPYWKSNLLHHNLDFMHIEKNICDNIIYTLLHDKSKSKDYINARKNLREIGIRRDLWPDDSGKYHLAIFSLVTDNKKKLDTKKLFLTTLKNIKVPDAYSSNISRCVDLVQKKIFGLKSHDCHIILEQLLPLAIRNVLPDHVVAVLVDFCSFFRALSSKTLNLLELDKLQERIESILCHIEILFPPSFFTVMVYLSVHLAKEAKLGGPVHHRNMYPIERELGHFKSFVRNKAQPEGSIAEGYLAKESLTFCSRYIEDIETRFNRPRRKLQAHRYVLLNYAIVTPFVDEFRQYIRRSSRRRPSPTEIERRVNKEFVDWFQKRILNPDIIDTMSIDLKFLARGPSAHARSFTAYNINGVDGNLRQAELPYYGKLEDIIEINYNGRFKVVLFKCRWADTARDRGYKKDRWNLNCVNFDRLIHTGEREEHEPYIEASQAQLVYYVDDVVNKGWSVAVHLKPRDLYDMGEEVVEDEVYENEPYQEQELEQFFSDGDEYVQLATDHIIDDVVEKNVATNLASDTCMFE; encoded by the exons ATGGATAAATCATGGATTGAAAAGCCACGGAACACAAACGAATACTTGCTTGGTTTGGATAAATTTCTTGATTCTGAGTTTAAGAATGCGGTTGTGGAAGATACAATCAGATGTCCATGTCCTAAATGTGGTTTTGGCAAGTGGCAAACTAGAGAAATAGTGCAGGATCATTTGATTTGCAAGCCATTCCCGCAAAATTATGTTATTTGGAATCTTCATGGTGAGAAACAGGTAGTAGAGCCTTCTGGAGATAGAGATGTTATGCAAAAGATGTTTCATCCAGAAAATTCAATAGAAACAATGATTAATGATGCATTTGGGCAATATAGGCACCAAGCGGCTGATGTAGGGATATCTCAACCATTGTGTTCAAATGAAATATCAAATGAGGGGCATAGGGAGGATTCTGGTGACTTTCATGATTTTCTCAAAGATGGAAGTAAAACACTTTATGAAGGGAGCAAGTACACAAAGTTAGAGTTTTTAATAAAATTGTATCATATAAAGGTCTATTGTGGATTAAGTGATAAGGCAATGACCATGATACTAGATTTGTTGAGAGATACATTTGAAGATGCAAATTTACCTCCTTCCTTTTATGAGGCCAAAAAAACCATTAGCAAACTTGGCCTTGACTACATCAAGATACCTGCATGTCCAAATAATTGTATGTTATACTGGGAAGGTGACTCAGAATTGGAAGCATGTAAGCATTGTGGTACATCTAAATGGAATcctaacaagaaaaaaaaaaagcaatctGCAAAGGTTTTACATTATTTTCCATTAAAATCAAGGTTACAAAGATTATTTATGTGTTGTAAGACTGCTGAGCATATGAGATGGCATGCTTCAAGCAGTAACGAAGATGGGTTGATGAGACATCCAAGGGATGGTGAGGCATGGAAGACATTTAATCGGACTCATTTTGGATTTGCTTCGGATCCTCAAAATATTCGCTTAGGCCTTGCTACTGATGGTTTCAGTCCTTTTGGAACAATGAGTACTACCTATAGTATTTGGCCAGTCTTCTTGATTCCATACAATCTTCATCCTTGGATGTGTATGAAACACACCTCCTTCATCTTATCAATGATTATTCCAGGCAAGCAAATGCCTGGAAATAATATAGATGTGTACTTACAGCCCCTCGTGAAGGAAttatgtgagttatggaatgaTGGTATTGAAACGTTTGACTCATCATTGAAAGAAAATTTTAGAATGCATGCAGCTCTTATGTGGACAATCAGTGACTTTCCTGGATTAGGTATCCTATCTAGCTGGAACACACATACTGGTTTTGCCTGCCCAACTTGTAACTTTGACACAGAACCTTGTCGTTTTCGTCATAGTAAAAAGTGGTGTTTTATGGGTCATCGACGTTTTCTGAGAAGAAATCATAGGTTTAGATTGAATCGAGTACGCTTTAATGGAAGTACAGAGGAGCGGAATCCACCATTAAAATTATTAGGGTTGGACATTTTGAGACAAATTGAAGAAAGGAGAGTAGCAGAGTTGAATGTTAGCGGGAAAAGATCTAGAAGAGCAACTAAACAATGGAACAAGAGAAGTATATTTTTTGAACTTCCTTATTGGAAATCTAACTTGTTACATCATAATTTAGACTTTATGCATATCGAAAAGAATATATGTGACAATATCATATATACACTGCTGCATGataaatcaaaatcaaaagattATATTAATGCCCGAAAGAATCTAAGAGAAATAGGCATAAGGCGTGATCTTTGGCCGGATGATAGTGGAAAATATCATCTTGCTATTTTTTCACTTGTGACTGATAACAAAAAGAAGCTGGACACCAAAAAGTTGTTCCTTACAACTTTGAAGAATATTAAAGTACCAGATGCCTACTCAAGTAACATTTCCAGATGTGTTGATTTGGTACAAAAAAAGATTTTTGGATTGAAAAGTCATGATTGCCATATTATTTTAGAGCAATTGCTACCATTGGCGATCCGCAATGTGTTGCCAGACCATGTAGTTGCAGTTTTGGTGGACTTTTGCTCATTTTTTCGTGCCCTTTCTAGCAAAACCTTGAATCTTTTGGAGCTTGATAAGCTCCAAGAGCGCATTGAAAGCATACTTTGCCACATAGAGATACTATTTCCTCCATCATTCTTTACAGTAATGGTTTATTTGTCTGTCCATCTAGCAAAAGAGGCAAAACTGGGAGGTCCAGTGCATCACCGAAACATGTATCCTATTGAGAG ggAATTAGGCCATTTTAAGTCATTTGTACGAAATAAAGCACAACCAGAGGGTTCTATAGCTGAGGGTTACTTAGCTAAAGAGTCTCTTACCTTTTGTTCTCGGTATATTGAGGATATTGAGACAAGATTCAATAGGCCTAGGCGT AAACTACAAGCTCATCGATATGTGCTTCTGAACTATGCAATTGTCACGCCATTTGTGGA CGAATTTAGACAGTACATAAGGAGGAGTTCAAGAAGAAGACCATCGCCTACTGAGATAGAGAGGAGAGTTAATAAAGAGTTTGTTGATTGGTTCCAAAAGCGG atTTTGAATCCAGACATAATAGATACAATGTCTATTGATCTAAAGTTTCTTGCACGAGGTCCATCGGCACATGCAAGAAGTTTTACTGCATATAACATCAATGG TGTAGATGGAAATTTAAGGCAAGCAGAGTTACCATATTATGGGAAGTTAGAagatattattgagattaattataaTGGTCGGTTCAAGGTGGTTCTTTTCAAATGTAGATGGGCTGATACTGCTCGAGATAGAGGGTATAAAAAGGATCGTTGGAACTTAAATTGTGTTAATTTTGATAGATTGATTCATACAGGTGAACGTGAAGAACATGAGCCTTATATCGAAGCATCTCAAGCACAACTAGTGTACTATGTAGATGATGTTGTCAATAAAGGGTGGAGTGTTGCTGTGCATCTAAAGCCAAGAGATCTGTATGATATGGGAGAAGAAGTAGTGGAAGAtgaagtatatgagaatgaaccATACCAAGAGCAAGAACTCGAACAGTTCTTTAGTGATGGTGATGAGTATGTACAACTAGCTACGGACCATATAATAGATGATGTAGTAGAGAAAAATGTTGCTACTAACTTAGCATCAGATACATGCATGTTTGAatag